The following coding sequences are from one Gemmatimonadaceae bacterium window:
- a CDS encoding PadR family transcriptional regulator, producing the protein MSDDRVELLQGTLEMLVLKTLALDPMHGWGIAHRIQWMSRDVFLVTQGSLYPALVRMRRRGWLKTSWRVTENGRRARYYELTPAGRRTLTTQHTAWERASAAIDHIMGVRLWVSEGA; encoded by the coding sequence GTGTCCGACGACCGCGTCGAGCTGCTCCAGGGAACGCTGGAGATGCTCGTTCTCAAGACGCTCGCCCTCGATCCCATGCACGGTTGGGGAATCGCGCATCGCATTCAATGGATGTCGCGCGATGTCTTCCTCGTCACCCAGGGATCCCTCTACCCCGCGCTCGTGCGCATGCGCCGGCGCGGCTGGTTGAAGACGAGCTGGCGCGTGACCGAGAACGGGCGGCGCGCGCGTTACTACGAGCTCACCCCTGCCGGCCGACGGACGCTCACCACGCAGCACACGGCGTGGGAGCGCGCGTCCGCGGCGATCGATCACATCATGGGTGTCCGCCTCTGGGTGTCGGAGGGCGCATGA
- a CDS encoding mechanosensitive ion channel family protein, translating into MSVAAFALLQAPPTVLDRWTAHLPSLLLGAGPFGVLWWQWAALLVVAVVSLASGALLGQVLRALLVRVTRRTTSDLDDVLVARLSGPLRLGCTVLAAALLVPWLDLPPSAYGGAQRLLKGVLLLAFFWALWRFVDVAREFMIRTRWARSGSASRNLVPLGARVGKIAVAAIGLVAMLSLLGYPVASLIAGLGIGGLAVALAAQKTVENLFGAFSLGVDRPFCEGDFVKVEDFVGTVEAIGLRSTRFRTLDRTVITLPNGRLADMRLESFSARDRLRLATVIGLVYETTAAQMREVLAGFERVLREHPKVWPDAVVVRFSELAASSLDVQVMAWFKTSDWSEFQGIRQGVLLQFMDVVEAAGTSFAFPTTTVHVASAPVPIVASPNGS; encoded by the coding sequence ATGAGCGTCGCCGCGTTCGCGCTCCTCCAGGCCCCACCGACCGTTCTCGATCGATGGACTGCTCATCTACCGTCACTGTTGCTTGGCGCTGGACCCTTCGGCGTACTCTGGTGGCAGTGGGCGGCCCTCCTCGTCGTTGCCGTCGTATCGCTCGCCAGCGGAGCGTTGCTCGGCCAAGTCCTGCGCGCCCTCCTCGTGCGGGTCACCAGACGCACGACCTCGGATCTCGATGACGTGTTGGTCGCGCGCCTGAGTGGTCCGCTCAGGTTGGGCTGCACCGTGCTCGCCGCGGCTCTGCTCGTACCGTGGCTCGACCTCCCGCCGTCGGCGTACGGGGGGGCGCAGCGGCTTCTGAAGGGCGTGCTGTTGCTCGCCTTCTTCTGGGCGCTCTGGCGCTTCGTCGACGTCGCTCGCGAGTTCATGATCCGCACGCGGTGGGCACGGAGCGGATCGGCGTCGCGCAACCTGGTGCCGCTCGGAGCGCGCGTCGGCAAAATAGCGGTGGCAGCCATCGGCCTCGTCGCCATGCTCTCCCTGCTCGGCTATCCCGTGGCGAGTCTCATCGCTGGCCTCGGCATCGGCGGTCTCGCGGTCGCCCTCGCCGCGCAAAAAACCGTGGAGAACCTGTTTGGCGCGTTCTCCCTCGGAGTCGATCGCCCATTTTGCGAGGGTGACTTCGTCAAGGTCGAGGACTTTGTCGGAACGGTGGAGGCGATCGGCCTGCGATCCACGCGCTTCCGCACGCTCGACCGTACGGTGATCACACTGCCGAACGGCCGCCTCGCCGATATGCGGCTCGAGTCCTTCAGCGCCCGTGACCGGCTGCGTCTGGCCACCGTCATCGGACTCGTGTACGAGACGACCGCCGCCCAGATGCGTGAAGTGCTCGCCGGCTTCGAGCGCGTGTTGCGCGAGCATCCAAAGGTCTGGCCGGATGCGGTCGTGGTACGATTCAGTGAGCTGGCGGCGTCGTCGCTCGACGTTCAAGTCATGGCTTGGTTCAAGACGTCCGATTGGAGCGAATTTCAGGGCATACGGCAGGGCGTGCTCCTGCAATTCATGGACGTCGTGGAGGCGGCGGGTACGTCATTCGCGTTTCCGACGACGACGGTCCACGTGGCGTCGGCGCCAGTTCCAATCGTCGCGTCGCCTAACGGCTCGTGA
- a CDS encoding FAD-binding domain: MRILIVGAGIAGPTLAYWLRQYGFTPTLIEQAPAPRIGGYVIDFWGIGYDVAESMGIRPLLERDAYRIDEVRLVDSTGKRIAGFDAEVFRAVAGSHFLSLPRGDLARRLYESVDGCIETMFDQTITGIDQDSRGVTVAFEHGKPRQFELVIGADGLHSQVRRVAFDEAMQCERFLGYYTAAFSATDYPHRDERAYVCYTIPGAQVARYALRDDRSAFFFIFAQPEPLGRAHDLLEQKHLLQERFAGRGWECDEILHALDGSNDLYFDAVAQTRLSRWCAGRVALVGDAAYAPSLLAGQGAALAMAGAYVLANALHRAAGDHEIAFAEYQKRFKPFVDAKRRAAAGFGWWFAPRTRLGLCLRNLTTRVMDLPFVAHRIAARTLGDRFTLPG, translated from the coding sequence GTGCGCATACTGATCGTAGGTGCGGGGATCGCTGGGCCAACGCTTGCGTACTGGCTCCGGCAGTACGGCTTCACCCCGACGCTTATCGAGCAGGCACCGGCGCCGCGCATCGGCGGCTACGTGATCGACTTCTGGGGTATCGGCTACGATGTCGCCGAGTCGATGGGGATTCGGCCTCTCCTCGAGCGGGACGCCTATCGGATCGACGAAGTACGGCTCGTCGATTCCACCGGAAAGCGAATCGCCGGCTTCGATGCGGAGGTCTTTCGCGCGGTGGCAGGAAGTCATTTTCTCAGCCTGCCGCGGGGTGACCTTGCGCGTCGCCTCTATGAGAGCGTCGACGGCTGCATCGAGACGATGTTCGACCAGACCATCACGGGCATCGATCAGGACTCGCGCGGCGTCACGGTTGCCTTCGAGCATGGCAAGCCGCGCCAGTTCGAGCTCGTCATCGGCGCCGATGGTCTTCACTCGCAGGTCCGTCGCGTCGCGTTCGACGAGGCGATGCAATGCGAGCGATTCCTTGGGTACTACACGGCGGCCTTCAGCGCGACCGATTATCCGCACCGCGACGAGCGGGCCTATGTGTGCTACACGATTCCCGGGGCGCAGGTGGCTCGTTATGCGCTCCGTGACGACCGTTCGGCGTTCTTCTTCATCTTCGCTCAGCCCGAGCCATTGGGCAGAGCACATGATCTCCTCGAGCAGAAGCACCTTCTCCAAGAGCGGTTCGCCGGTCGTGGCTGGGAATGCGACGAGATCCTTCACGCGTTGGACGGCTCGAACGATCTCTACTTCGACGCCGTCGCACAGACGCGTCTGAGCCGGTGGTGCGCGGGGCGTGTCGCGCTCGTGGGCGACGCGGCATATGCTCCATCGCTGCTCGCGGGGCAGGGGGCGGCGCTCGCCATGGCGGGCGCCTACGTCCTCGCGAACGCGCTCCATCGAGCCGCGGGCGACCATGAGATCGCGTTCGCCGAATATCAGAAACGGTTCAAGCCGTTCGTCGATGCAAAGCGGCGGGCCGCGGCAGGGTTTGGCTGGTGGTTCGCGCCGCGAACGAGGCTCGGGCTCTGTCTCCGTAACCTAACGACGCGAGTGATGGATCTCCCGTTCGTTGCCCATCGCATCGCCGCGCGCACTCTGGGAGATCGATTCACGTTGCCGGGGTGA
- a CDS encoding MarR family transcriptional regulator: MKTSAAAHLRSLDTSDSVSKEVAEALQNVRALVEGLSKSAQGVESRTGVTNAQLFLLQQIRTGRHLTVNDLAARALTTQSTVSIVLSRLERKGLVKRTRSPVDRRSVVLQLTATGKRVLRRAPRAATSEVMGALARLTTAELHALSHGLRALGRELGLAVKPPSMLFEEDGRRQTPAQGTKGQTRRKRA, from the coding sequence GTGAAGACATCGGCCGCCGCGCACCTCCGCTCCCTCGACACCTCGGATTCGGTCAGCAAAGAAGTTGCCGAGGCCCTGCAAAATGTCCGCGCGTTGGTGGAGGGGCTCAGCAAGTCGGCGCAAGGTGTCGAGAGTAGAACCGGCGTAACCAACGCGCAACTCTTCCTCCTTCAGCAGATTCGCACGGGCCGCCATCTCACCGTGAATGATCTGGCCGCGCGCGCGCTGACGACGCAGAGCACGGTCTCGATCGTGCTCAGTCGGCTGGAGCGCAAGGGTCTGGTGAAGCGCACCCGATCGCCGGTCGACCGACGGAGTGTCGTGCTTCAGCTCACCGCGACGGGCAAGCGAGTGCTGCGTCGCGCGCCACGTGCCGCGACGAGTGAGGTGATGGGCGCATTGGCGCGGTTGACCACGGCGGAGCTCCATGCACTTTCGCATGGCCTTCGGGCGCTCGGTCGAGAGCTTGGCCTGGCAGTCAAACCACCGTCGATGCTGTTCGAGGAAGACGGGCGCCGCCAAACGCCAGCACAGGGCACGAAAGGTCAAACGCGCAGAAAGCGGGCGTGA
- a CDS encoding mechanosensitive ion channel family protein encodes MFAFVTLVSFATIAAAQQDSARATVPRRNAADSSRQGAPVVFATDTLFHLYGGLGPFSAETRAAAIAARLGQIAAGVARGDSIRVTDRETYSELSVGDVVVMTVLDDDARPLGIPRGELARRYATRLRSAVSGAAARTSARALLEDAGYAIAATIALLVLLQLLSMGFSRLYVRIEALRRVRLPLLHIQDFELLSAGRLSSLLIGVARTLRVVLTLLLLYVYIPLVLSFFPWTAPFSQRIIGYAIRPFAVAWFAFVDFLPNLFYLAAGVVITRYVLAFVHLIFGAIGNGSIQLGGFYADWAEPTYKILRVLILAFAAIVLYPYLPGASSDAFKGVSIFLGVLFSLGSSGAVGNMVAGIVLTYTRAFQLGDRVQIGGTVGDVTEKTLLVTRLRTIKNEAVTIPNGAVLSSQVVNFTTLSDQGLILHTSVTIGYDAPWRRVHELLIEGARRTEHVLAEPAPFVLQTGLDDFYVSYELNAYTSRPELMAVIYSYLHQNIQEAFNEGGVEIMSPHYTALRDGNETTIPAGQLASRYRAPAFRVQHVDGATHNETEERTKASYTPPDVPRSPR; translated from the coding sequence ATGTTCGCATTCGTTACGCTCGTTTCATTCGCCACGATCGCGGCTGCGCAGCAGGACTCGGCGCGGGCGACCGTCCCTCGTCGGAACGCGGCCGATAGCAGCAGGCAGGGCGCACCCGTCGTCTTTGCGACCGACACCCTCTTCCACTTGTACGGCGGACTCGGCCCTTTTTCCGCCGAGACGCGAGCGGCGGCGATAGCGGCCCGCCTCGGGCAAATCGCGGCGGGAGTCGCTCGGGGGGACTCGATCCGGGTTACCGACCGCGAAACATACAGCGAGCTCTCGGTTGGGGATGTTGTTGTGATGACGGTTTTGGACGACGACGCGCGACCCCTGGGGATTCCCCGTGGTGAGCTTGCTCGGCGCTATGCGACACGTCTGCGGTCAGCGGTGAGCGGCGCGGCAGCGCGCACGAGCGCGCGGGCGCTGCTCGAGGACGCGGGCTACGCGATTGCGGCCACGATCGCCTTGCTCGTGCTGTTGCAGCTGCTCTCGATGGGGTTCTCGAGGCTCTACGTTCGGATCGAGGCTCTGCGCCGCGTTCGGCTGCCCCTCCTCCACATCCAGGACTTCGAGCTCCTCTCGGCGGGACGACTTTCATCACTGCTCATTGGCGTGGCGCGCACGCTGCGCGTCGTCCTGACGCTGCTGCTGCTTTATGTCTACATCCCTCTCGTCCTGAGCTTCTTTCCCTGGACGGCGCCCTTCTCGCAACGGATCATCGGCTACGCCATCCGACCGTTCGCCGTCGCCTGGTTCGCCTTTGTCGACTTTCTGCCGAATCTGTTCTATCTCGCGGCTGGCGTCGTCATTACTCGTTATGTGCTCGCATTCGTCCATCTGATATTCGGGGCCATCGGCAATGGCTCGATTCAGCTCGGAGGTTTCTACGCGGATTGGGCCGAACCGACATACAAGATCCTGCGGGTCCTCATTCTCGCATTCGCCGCGATCGTGCTTTACCCCTATCTGCCTGGTGCAAGCTCCGATGCGTTCAAGGGTGTATCGATTTTTCTCGGCGTCCTCTTCTCGCTCGGCTCATCGGGCGCCGTCGGCAACATGGTCGCCGGCATTGTCCTCACGTACACGCGGGCGTTTCAACTTGGCGACCGAGTACAGATTGGCGGAACCGTTGGCGACGTGACGGAGAAGACGCTCCTTGTCACGCGGCTGCGCACGATCAAGAACGAGGCGGTGACGATCCCCAACGGCGCGGTCTTGTCGAGCCAGGTGGTGAATTTCACGACACTTTCGGACCAGGGGCTTATCCTGCATACCTCGGTCACCATCGGCTATGACGCGCCATGGCGGCGCGTGCATGAACTGCTCATCGAGGGAGCGCGGCGCACCGAGCACGTGCTCGCTGAGCCGGCGCCATTCGTTCTTCAAACCGGCCTTGACGACTTCTACGTGAGCTACGAGTTGAACGCGTACACCAGCCGGCCGGAGCTCATGGCGGTGATTTATTCATACCTCCACCAGAACATCCAGGAAGCATTCAACGAGGGTGGAGTGGAAATCATGTCGCCGCATTACACCGCGTTGCGCGATGGCAACGAAACGACGATCCCGGCCGGCCAGCTCGCATCCCGCTACCGCGCGCCGGCGTTTCGCGTGCAGCACGTGGATGGGGCGACGCATAACGAGACGGAGGAACGCACCAAGGCGTCATATACGCCGCCCGACGTGCCACGCTCTCCGCGGTGA
- a CDS encoding carbonic anhydrase, which produces MGSRREFLQHAMVTALIASTAPPARWRTPAFGAALAPLSPDEAIQELLAGNQRFAANQLTSIEHDLSVLKQHTVDKQTPFAAVLACADSRVPVELIFDQTIGHIFVTRIAGNFATAEIIASLEYGVAVLGVRALLVLGHTGCGAVKAAMKSDDAPGQISSLYAHIRPAVERSNGNLDEAINGNARLQADLLRTSSTVIRSATDNARLKVIAGTYDLATGRVNLF; this is translated from the coding sequence ATGGGCAGCCGCCGCGAGTTTCTGCAGCACGCGATGGTCACTGCATTGATCGCCTCGACGGCGCCACCCGCGCGTTGGCGAACACCCGCATTCGGCGCTGCACTCGCGCCTTTGTCACCCGACGAGGCGATTCAGGAGCTGTTGGCCGGTAATCAGCGATTCGCCGCCAATCAATTGACGTCGATCGAGCACGACTTGAGTGTTCTCAAACAGCATACGGTCGACAAGCAGACTCCATTTGCGGCGGTCCTCGCGTGCGCTGACTCTCGCGTACCCGTCGAGCTGATATTCGATCAAACGATCGGTCACATCTTTGTGACACGAATCGCGGGAAACTTCGCGACCGCCGAGATCATTGCGAGTCTCGAGTATGGGGTCGCGGTGCTTGGAGTGCGCGCGCTCCTGGTCCTTGGCCACACCGGCTGCGGCGCGGTGAAAGCGGCAATGAAAAGCGACGACGCGCCTGGGCAAATCAGCTCGCTGTATGCGCATATCCGTCCCGCTGTGGAGCGTTCGAACGGAAACCTCGACGAGGCAATCAACGGCAACGCCCGTTTGCAGGCAGACCTGTTGCGTACTTCCTCAACTGTTATCCGCAGCGCTACCGATAACGCGCGCCTCAAGGTCATCGCGGGAACCTATGATTTGGCTACCGGCAGAGTGAATCTGTTCTGA
- a CDS encoding Crp/Fnr family transcriptional regulator: MQSRSSGSTEPWRNSLLSALDAEEYSELLEDAEKVDLKLRTVLYEANGPITHVLFLIRGVASIIAPVGDGTSVEVGTVGSEGFVGLPLLFGVDREPAKAIIQVADGGVRVTAAAFQKAVADSAALRGLFLRYAQSYMSQVSQSSACNRAHSIEERCARWLLMTHDRVAADEFPLTHEFLSLMLGVRRAGVTVAASMLQKAGLIEYTHGRVKIIDREGLEEAACACYQIIRNSYGGLSQPLSH, encoded by the coding sequence ATGCAATCCAGGTCGTCCGGATCGACCGAGCCATGGCGCAATTCCTTGCTCAGTGCGCTCGATGCCGAGGAGTATTCAGAGCTCCTCGAAGACGCTGAGAAGGTCGATCTGAAGCTTCGTACCGTTCTCTACGAAGCCAATGGTCCAATCACACACGTGCTGTTTCTCATTCGTGGCGTTGCGTCCATCATTGCACCGGTCGGCGATGGCACGAGCGTGGAAGTGGGCACCGTGGGAAGCGAAGGGTTTGTCGGGCTCCCTTTGCTCTTCGGCGTCGATCGTGAGCCAGCGAAGGCGATCATTCAGGTGGCCGACGGCGGAGTGCGCGTGACCGCAGCGGCATTTCAGAAGGCAGTCGCGGACAGCGCCGCATTGCGTGGACTCTTCCTTCGTTACGCGCAAAGCTATATGAGCCAGGTCTCCCAGTCGTCGGCATGCAACCGGGCTCATTCTATTGAAGAGCGTTGCGCGCGCTGGTTGCTGATGACGCACGACCGAGTAGCCGCCGATGAGTTCCCACTGACGCACGAATTTCTTTCTCTCATGCTCGGTGTCCGTCGCGCGGGTGTTACGGTTGCCGCCAGCATGTTGCAGAAGGCCGGGCTCATCGAGTACACGCATGGCCGCGTGAAGATCATCGATCGCGAGGGTCTCGAAGAGGCGGCTTGCGCCTGCTACCAGATCATTCGGAATAGCTACGGCGGCCTGTCTCAACCGCTCAGCCACTGA
- a CDS encoding ABC transporter permease, with product MSMLSDLLLRLRAIVFRRAEDRELEEELRVHVEMEEEYRRRSGVSHAEAHRQAVMALGGVERVKEDVRDARRTRAFFDGAGDVRFAFRTLRRNPVFAAVAVLTLAIGIGGATAVFSAVDTVLLAPLPYSQPGRLVRLYNTDVRAPNDHGFVTPVHFLEYRDGMSSFASVAAVMTYDAVGADIGRGDRARRIRVLPVSADYFDVLGVRPALGRAFSRDDEHGGMNETVQPSRIAVISHRLWQEELRGDPSAIGGSIVMDGASYRIAGVMPASFVDPLVPRADAWTPENLDPGRDPSNATNHYLTVIARLRPTLSIGAAQAELTALATRLGVKYPDARDTRARLDPLKDDMVAPTATALEIMLGAVALVLLIVCVNIATLMLVRGSQRQREFAVRTALGGQRARIVRQMLVESIVIALVGDVAGLAVARAGMAAIVRLGDGNIPRLSSLALDPRLLMFSIALSTLCALIFGAAPAVRAARTRPGDVLRGEGRGASSGRGQVRLRGALVAAQVALAFVLAVGAGLLLSSFAQLRRVDLGFRSADVLTFEAHLPGSRYDSTARAAFYDDLAAAIEREPGVRAAGGTSRLPATGSYNSWGTRPLSGPLVNTKIDHSSLEQRVISGDYFAALGVPRLAGRLFEAGDDAHAPPRVVISKSAAQLLFPGVDPIGQQLRTGGITWTVIGVVADVALDIEGHVEPTLYHAHRQFAGDRNWALTQVVSTMGNVDAVAASSRRVVSGIDPLLVMYHPAPLDDVLGRGNATRTFTLRLLLAFAGVAIALALLGLYGVLAYAVRLRAREFGIRMALGASPSAIRSMVLRQGLIVTSSGLAAGVIGAAALSRVMTSLLFHVKPMEPAVLVVTALVMWGVGVLAAYVPARQATAADPRNVLS from the coding sequence ATGAGCATGCTATCCGATCTGCTGCTGCGCCTTCGGGCGATTGTCTTTCGCCGCGCCGAAGATCGCGAGCTCGAGGAGGAGCTTCGCGTCCACGTTGAGATGGAGGAGGAGTATCGCCGGCGCTCGGGAGTGAGCCACGCCGAGGCGCATCGCCAGGCGGTCATGGCGCTCGGCGGCGTCGAGCGCGTGAAGGAGGACGTGCGTGACGCGCGCCGCACGCGCGCGTTCTTCGACGGTGCCGGCGATGTTCGTTTCGCTTTTCGTACGTTGAGACGAAACCCGGTCTTCGCCGCCGTCGCCGTGCTCACCCTCGCCATCGGGATCGGTGGTGCGACCGCGGTCTTCAGCGCCGTCGACACCGTGCTACTCGCGCCGCTTCCGTACTCACAACCGGGCCGCCTCGTGCGCCTCTACAACACCGACGTGCGCGCGCCTAACGACCACGGCTTCGTCACGCCGGTGCACTTTCTGGAGTATCGCGACGGCATGTCGTCGTTCGCGTCGGTCGCCGCAGTCATGACCTACGACGCCGTCGGCGCCGACATCGGGCGTGGGGATCGGGCGCGCCGCATACGCGTGCTGCCCGTGAGCGCGGACTACTTCGACGTCCTTGGTGTGCGTCCCGCACTCGGCCGGGCATTCTCGCGCGATGACGAACACGGTGGCATGAACGAGACGGTACAACCATCGCGCATCGCGGTGATCAGCCATCGCCTCTGGCAGGAGGAGTTGCGCGGCGATCCCTCGGCGATTGGCGGCTCGATCGTCATGGATGGTGCGTCGTATCGCATTGCGGGCGTCATGCCGGCGAGCTTCGTCGATCCGCTCGTCCCGCGCGCCGATGCGTGGACGCCGGAGAATCTCGATCCAGGCCGTGATCCGTCGAACGCGACCAATCACTATCTCACGGTCATCGCCCGATTGCGGCCGACATTGTCGATCGGCGCAGCGCAAGCCGAGCTGACCGCGCTCGCGACCCGGCTTGGCGTCAAGTATCCGGACGCGCGCGACACGCGCGCGCGACTCGATCCGCTCAAGGACGATATGGTCGCACCGACGGCCACCGCACTGGAGATCATGCTCGGCGCCGTCGCGCTCGTCCTGCTCATCGTCTGCGTGAACATTGCGACGCTGATGCTCGTGCGTGGGTCCCAACGGCAGCGTGAGTTCGCGGTCCGCACGGCACTCGGTGGCCAGCGCGCTCGCATCGTTCGTCAGATGCTCGTCGAGAGCATCGTCATCGCGCTCGTCGGCGACGTCGCCGGCCTCGCCGTGGCACGGGCGGGCATGGCGGCCATCGTTAGGCTGGGGGACGGCAACATTCCGCGGCTCTCGTCGTTGGCTTTGGATCCACGTCTGCTGATGTTTTCCATCGCACTCTCGACGCTCTGCGCCCTGATCTTCGGTGCCGCGCCGGCGGTGCGCGCCGCACGGACACGTCCGGGAGACGTATTGCGCGGCGAAGGGCGCGGCGCGTCGAGCGGTCGCGGACAGGTACGACTTCGTGGAGCGCTCGTGGCGGCGCAGGTGGCCCTGGCGTTCGTGCTCGCCGTCGGTGCGGGTCTCTTGCTCTCGAGCTTCGCGCAGCTGCGGCGTGTGGACCTTGGTTTTCGCTCTGCCGACGTGCTCACGTTCGAGGCACACTTGCCTGGGAGCCGCTACGACTCGACCGCACGCGCCGCATTCTACGACGATCTGGCGGCAGCGATCGAGCGCGAGCCTGGCGTTCGCGCCGCCGGTGGAACATCGCGGCTGCCCGCGACCGGTTCCTACAATTCCTGGGGCACTCGGCCGCTCTCCGGTCCGCTGGTCAACACCAAGATCGATCACTCATCGCTGGAGCAGCGCGTCATCTCCGGCGATTACTTCGCGGCGCTCGGCGTTCCTCGTTTGGCGGGCCGGCTCTTCGAGGCGGGTGACGACGCGCACGCTCCGCCGCGTGTGGTGATCAGCAAATCGGCCGCACAACTGCTTTTTCCTGGCGTCGATCCGATCGGGCAGCAGCTGCGCACGGGTGGCATAACGTGGACCGTCATCGGTGTCGTTGCCGACGTCGCACTCGACATCGAGGGCCACGTCGAGCCGACGCTCTATCACGCGCACCGGCAATTCGCGGGCGATCGCAATTGGGCGCTCACCCAAGTCGTGTCGACGATGGGCAATGTCGACGCCGTGGCGGCAAGCTCACGTCGTGTCGTTAGCGGGATCGATCCCCTGCTCGTCATGTATCACCCGGCGCCGCTGGACGACGTCCTCGGCCGAGGCAACGCAACGCGGACGTTCACGCTACGGCTGCTGCTCGCTTTCGCGGGCGTCGCCATCGCGCTCGCCCTCCTTGGTCTGTACGGCGTGCTCGCGTACGCTGTCCGCTTGCGAGCGCGCGAGTTCGGAATTCGCATGGCACTCGGCGCGAGCCCATCGGCTATCCGGTCGATGGTGCTGCGTCAGGGGCTCATCGTGACCAGCTCAGGGCTGGCCGCCGGCGTGATCGGCGCGGCAGCGCTGTCACGAGTGATGACGTCACTTCTTTTCCATGTGAAGCCGATGGAGCCCGCGGTACTCGTGGTGACGGCACTCGTGATGTGGGGCGTCGGAGTCCTCGCGGCCTACGTGCCGGCACGCCAGGCGACAGCGGCGGATCCGCGGAACGTCTTGTCGTAG
- a CDS encoding plastocyanin/azurin family copper-binding protein, whose product MFNWSTSTRHGRRRAALMTIVVVTACGGNANNRATAAGQSTSTPATPTSGTSSARTTTSPSTAPTGKIWDVKMLGDASGYRFDPATLTIKVGDAVRWTVVSGPPHNVTFWQDSIPTGGSTQLQSDMPQTIGPLTGPLLNTPNETYTIPFVKVPAGTYRYYCTPHLALGMRGKLTIGP is encoded by the coding sequence ATGTTCAATTGGTCGACCTCGACGCGTCACGGCCGCCGTCGTGCGGCGCTGATGACGATCGTTGTCGTCACCGCGTGCGGTGGCAACGCCAACAATCGCGCAACGGCAGCAGGACAAAGCACGAGTACTCCCGCGACTCCGACGAGCGGAACGAGCTCGGCGCGGACCACGACCTCGCCCTCGACCGCCCCGACCGGCAAGATCTGGGACGTCAAGATGCTCGGCGACGCCTCGGGCTATCGCTTCGATCCCGCGACGCTGACGATCAAGGTTGGCGATGCGGTGCGGTGGACGGTCGTTTCCGGGCCGCCACACAACGTGACGTTTTGGCAAGACAGTATCCCAACCGGTGGCTCGACTCAGCTCCAGTCCGACATGCCACAGACCATCGGACCGCTCACGGGACCGCTGCTCAACACGCCCAACGAGACCTATACGATCCCGTTCGTCAAGGTCCCGGCGGGCACCTACCGCTATTACTGTACGCCTCATCTCGCGTTAGGCATGAGAGGCAAGCTCACGATAGGGCCATGA